Genomic window (Gasterosteus aculeatus chromosome 1, fGasAcu3.hap1.1, whole genome shotgun sequence):
GACCCTCTtagtggagagagagggaagcatGTCGCTCCCTTGTGGGGTCCTACAGGAACTGCTGCTCCGCTcatagagaagaagaaatgaccCTTTGCATCTGAAGTGGACATGGTTTCTCTCTGTTTGCATTTACGATGGAGACATTTGACTCCCTTTGTCGCCTGTGATCTGAACCCGAAATGCTGATTGCCTCAAAAAACCTAGCAGAGAAAAAGTTAGATCATCTTATGAAAGAATGACTGGCCTTCTGGCTGGTCATGATCATAATAACTGAAGAACTACTGCTTGGTATCGGCATAAAGAGGCAGGGTCTTTTGAATGTGGCAAAGATTACAGTATTTATTCTAGAGTAGTTGACATATAGaaatttattttgacattttgggatatTTTTTGGCGATCTGTGAGGATGTTTCATGTACATAAAATCTAATGGCGTACTTTGTAACACGAGCGAAACCAGGAAGAATCCTCTCATGCATATGACGACTTCACAGTACTGTATATGGCAACTATATAGATATGATGTAAATAGAGTTACGTTGCTGCTCCGAACGTATTGTTTAAGTCCAGCCTCCTCCAGCCTGACTTTACAACGTCACAGAACTTATTTCTGGGTCCTGAAAGATACTTCACAAAAGTATATATGAGgactaaaatgttctttgtttctGCATCACAAAGTTAGTCACTAACTGTCTCTGACTCGGTGGCTCAGCTCTCACAGCTCACGTCGTTGTCGCAGTGGGTTTTTATTCATCTGGAAATCAAGCCATCGCAGCAACCAGCAGAAATGATGACCAGGCTCACAAGTAAGAGTAAGACAGCTCAAACCGCCAACGCATTTCTAATCCTACGAAATGTTATGCTCATTCAGACATTCCCCAGAAATGCTGTTTTAAGATCAAGCATCAGTGAGCACGTGTTTGGCCCGCGGTATACTTAAAGAAGTGTGGCCTCGGTATCAACACACCTTCTCGTGAATATTTGCATTGAATTGTTCACATTGTCACGCAAAAAGAAGGGTGACCTGATTTCATCGCCGTAAAGCAACCGACCAGCAATCTGAAAACTCGGACTCTCCTCTTCATAACGTGGGCGATGAGTGGTTAATGTTCGGAAATAGTAATTAGTGAAATGTATGAGGTGCACTCGTCAACAAGTCAACAAGCTGCCTCTGCGTTTGAATCAGTGACCTCGCGGCCTGCCGGTGTGCGTGGAGTCCCGGGAAGACAAAATCAGGGATGTCTTCCAACACAAGTTGTTAAACAAAGTGAGAACAGACCAACAGGCAGATTCCTGTATTATTGGATGGCTAATCTACACTATATATCATCTGTTGGCTCATTTGGACATTCGcttattaaaaaacagaaatgagaacTGCCTGGTGGCAATTTTGTGTCCCGGTACCTCAATGGGTATTGACTTAGAAGAACAGCGTGATACAGAAAGAACCCCTCTGTCATCTTCCCACCAATAAGAGGTGCGTCCCTGTCCCTCTGTTCCCCTTCTGTGTTTCCAATAAGCAGGTGCAGCACTTTCTGGTTCACAGGTCTTTGAATAGCGCGGCTTTTGTCCTGCTGAGGCTCCACCTCGGGTCCACGAAACAAAGTGGCAGCAGATGGCGACCAACTGGTCTCCTCCATCGCCGCGTATTCAGACACGACCGCAGAGCAGAGAAAACCACAGCGGCGAGACAAAGAGCGCCGCGAGGCGGCAGCTGTGCAGACGTGCAGCAGCGTGTTTGTGTCTAGAACGTAACCGCTTTGAAACAACAAAGGTGTATTCACTTTGTTCCCACCACTCGTTCTtccttctctgctgctgctcagtgtaccttaaaaaataaaagttaacagCTTCTGGAAGAGTCATTCTTGTCCACTGATTCCTCCCACACAGCTTGCGATGGCTTTGTTCCATCGTGGCTTTTATTCAGGCCGTTTCCTCCAAACGAATGCAGCCTTTTGCTTCATGATGCATCGGTTGGTGCTCGGAGTCTTTACCAGCTGAGAGGGAAACAATACGACGTTCATTTGGGTGTCAATGAAGTGTAATAAATTGATGTAGGGAAACTGGAGGGGAAAATGTAGGGAAAATGGAACAAAGCCAGAAACAATTAAGCTGTGGCTGAATTCTGAGCTCTGACTCGCATAACAGGTCTTTTACCcaagatttatttttctgatcTGAAGAAAACCTagattaatccccccccccccaaaaaagtaaaataatctcTTCTGCATATCAAATTTGTCTACAGCATATTACCTAATAATTACTTTTGTGGATAAAACTTGACATTGAGCTGgggtgtttaagtgtgaattcATCTGTACCATTCTCTTATTTTCTGTATATAGTCTATATGAAAGTGTGATTATAAATTAAACGCGTTGCCAATGGAAACATCTTCGACTCACTTTTATgtaacaatatttttttaagcAGGTTCTGAAACATTGAATGTCCATATTTTCTTCTCCAAGGGCTTTTAAAGTACACTGCAAAGCACAAAACTGAGGAAAAGTACacctggttgctttatttgttACAAAAAACAGAAGACTGACCTGGAGAAacatccctcccccctccccccaaaacatTTGATCATGAATTTCATGAAgttgaaatgtgatatttcagtcCTTTAAACCCTTTAATTTTTAACCCACTTCCTCCCCTCTTCGCCAATCGCTCCCCTGcagcttctcttcctccttcacttGGAGCCTGTGGACAGCAGAGCGATCAGTCCCGAGGAGGCGCTGATGGACAGAATGTAGTTGCTGGAAAATATTGGTTAAGGCAAAAACACGAGCTGAATGACAAAAGAAAGCTTCACTGCCCTCATACCATCTCAAGAAAGAGGTTTATAGCTTCCTATCGCAAACGTTAATAAGCTGATGGATAAAAGGATACACAGACGGGTTGAAGTTCCTGAGCAGGAAGAAGGAGGCAACGATGACGAGCACCAGGAAGAGAGTGTTGTTGTAGAAGATGGAGAAGGTGGTGGCCTCGTAGTCGGCGACCTCATTCTTCTTCCACAGGATCCTAGATGGACAGAAAAGTTACTTTTGTGATCTGGTAAAAATACAGGAacgaaactgtgtgtgtgtgtgtgtgtccgataGGTGAGGCTCCTTTTTAGCAGCACTCAGTTAAAGCTTTTATACACATTTATGTTTTgccacacaacacaaaaaagtaACTCGCCGAAGCGAACGGCTTCACGTTGAGAGTCTCACCTCTCGTCTTTCTCCTTGCGGGACATCTTGCGGTTGTCCGCCTCAGACAGCTTCCTAGTCACCTCCTTGGAAACGGCATCCTCGCGTTTTTGGGCCACTctgggaggacgaggagagaagACAATGTGACCGAAGCACAAGTGAATCCCTGATGAAAGCGTCCACCACTTGCAGGAGAGAGAAACCGACGTGTGGGTTCATGTTTCTTACTTGTGTTTGAGAACGAACTTGACGTTCTTGTAGGCAAAGGCCACCAGGTAGGTGCTGACCAGAGTCATCACGGCGTACAGGACCGCAGACTGCACAAGATCCATGTGCCAAATCCTCCAAAACAGCCCTAGAAAGTCAATCGATATTTAAAATATCTGATAAAACACATGATATAATACAATCGTTTTCTAATACATTAGAAAAAGGGATCTCATCCTAGATGTATTACATTGcagtttttcaaataaaaataaaaaacataattacaaTGACTACTGGCCATCTATGGCATAGATGGCTAAAGTCAGTAGCCTTTGTAATGATcattttagattagattctATGTAATGTGACCATGATTCTAACCCAGAGTAACCACACTGACGGGTTAGCACTCAGTGAGCTAACGTCACCGTTGCCACATCACAGTCGCTCTTATTGATTTCCTTGTATTATTATGC
Coding sequences:
- the ssr3 gene encoding translocon-associated protein subunit gamma; protein product: MAPKGSNKQQSEEDLLLQDFSRNLSAKSTALFYGNALIVSAIPIWLFWRIWHMDLVQSAVLYAVMTLVSTYLVAFAYKNVKFVLKHKVAQKREDAVSKEVTRKLSEADNRKMSRKEKDERILWKKNEVADYEATTFSIFYNNTLFLVLVIVASFFLLRNFNPSVNYILSISASSGLIALLSTGSK